In Nematostella vectensis chromosome 12, jaNemVect1.1, whole genome shotgun sequence, the genomic window TACGAGTAGATATTTATGCATATCTAGAAATCTTAAAGAAGGTTCGTGTTAAGAGTTATAGGAGTAGGAGTTATGCGAGTACAATAGTATCTGGGGAACTCATCAAAACAGGTTATATACGACTCAAAGCTCGAGTTTGGGGTGTGTCAAAGGTTCTGTCATGTTTAAACCTGACAAAAGTAACTTACATATTCAGAACTCGAAAATTTCTTTGTGTAAATCAAACTTGACTCCGCCACATCCACACGATGAATTCCTAACACACAGCTTTTCAACGGAGTCCACGAGGGACGAAGGACCGCACGTCAGCACGGCAACTCTCGTCTCCCCAAGCTCACTAGCACAGGCCTTCACTTTGCTAAACAAAGCGGTGATGTCCGGACGTCCGAATTTTAGGTCGGGCTGTATGTCCGGATGGATGTTGGCCTCGGCAAACTTGGAGGAGTCTCGCTCTCGAGACAGATGGAAATAGTTCTCCAGGACTCCGGATGACTCTTTTCGGATGAGAAGGTCTGGGCAGAATGACATGGGCAGCCTGTGGTCGGAGACTTTGGCGAAGTATTCCTTGTCATAATCAAGGACGGAGGTGACCATGTAGAGGTCTCGTACCGACCACACGAAGATCACTTTACGGATGTCCCGACCGCGTCGGCGCTGGTGCAGGATATCGTTACAGATGGACTGCATTGGTGTAATTCCTATGCCCCCACTCACGAACAGGAAGACCTTGTACTTGTCCCCGTCGACATCAACCCCCGGGGCACCGTATGGACCGTCTATGTATACATTTATAGGTCGGGTATCCTTCACGTAATCGTACAACTGCTGGGTCCAGTCCCCCAGGACGCGTATATGCAGGGAGACCGTCGCTTCGTGCGGTGAGGAGGAGATACTGAAGGGGTGCCACTCAAACATAGAGACGCCTGGGACGCAGAGAAAGCAGTATTGGCCGGCTTTGTATTCGAAGTCCTCCTTCGAGAAAGTAATGCGG contains:
- the LOC116616613 gene encoding dual oxidase 2 yields the protein MAHESYTLSVRDPNRPKPVTTQANIEQFTTAEALENQGTPWEPYEDSKYESPINRLVPFPAFYWLRWKLLSVFHTRLLFGFVLGELIVILALLGGLAAALAVIGQGGGGGDDETEASGAVAIIPPALAYAFATRNSLWTLFTGLPFERALFWHKLCAYLTVIVGSWHGYVSREWDWSGILLTGAFAALSIFSFWPIRRRLFEWWLRFHWVLFILAIVAALLHDSAGILFGVGVWGLDLILRILIAVVNRKRHRSILAVRLPSNVIRITFSKEDFEYKAGQYCFLCVPGVSMFEWHPFSISSSPHEATVSLHIRVLGDWTQQLYDYVKDTRPINVYIDGPYGAPGVDVDGDKYKVFLFVSGGIGITPMQSICNDILHQRRRGRDIRKVIFVWSVRDLYMVTSVLDYDKEYFAKVSDHRLPMSFCPDLLIRKESSGVLENYFHLSRERDSSKFAEANIHPDIQPDLKFGRPDITALFSKVKACASELGETRVAVLTCGPSSLVDSVEKLCVRNSSCGCGGVKFDLHKEIFEF